From Scleropages formosus chromosome 1, fSclFor1.1, whole genome shotgun sequence, a single genomic window includes:
- the hcfc1b gene encoding host cell factor 1b isoform X3, whose product MSSPGSTGSGTTGTVLQPRWKRVLGWSGPVPRPRHGHRAVAIKELMVVFGGGNEGIVDELHVYNTATNQWFIPAVRGDIPPGCAAYGFVCDGTRLLVFGGMVEYGKYSNDLYELQASRWEWKKLKPKAPKNGPPPCPRLGHSFSLVGSKCYLFGGLANDSEDPKNNIPRYLNDLYILELRPGSGVVGWDIPITYGVLPPPRESHTAVVYTDRANKKSCLVIYGGMSGCRLGDLWTLDIDSLTWNKPTVNGTAPLPRSLHSATTITNKMYVFGGWVPLVMDDVKVATHEKEWKCTNTLACLNLDSMTWESVLMDTLEDNIPRARAGHCAVAINSRLYVWSGRDGYRKAWNNQVCCKDLWYLETERPPAPARVQLVRANTNSLEVNWGTVTTADTYLLQLQKYDIPAATAATSPAVNPTPSLPSNSPKSPAPAAAAPSSQSLPLTGITLVPQVASPTASLPGSPLAAAAARGPAILKVAAPHSSTGTSIVTVRHASQAGKSPVTVTSLPAGVRMVVPAQSTQGTPIGSSPQMSGMAALAAAAAATQKIPPSSAPTVLNVPAGATIVKTVPVTAGTTTLPGTVKVASPVMVSNPATRMLKTAAAQVGTSTVSTPNTPSRPIITVHKSGTVTVAQQAQVVTTVVGGVTKTITLVKSPITMGSSGTLISNLGKVVSVVQTKPVQTSAVTGQASTSPVTQIIQTKGPLPAGTILKLVTSADGKPTTIITTTQAGGTGNKPTILGISSVSPTTTTKPGTTTIIKTIPMSAIITQPGATGVTSTPGIKSPITIITTKMMTAGTGTPGKIITAVPKLGTGPGQQGVTQVVLKGAPGQPGTILRTVPMGGVRLVTPVTVSAVKPTVTTLVVKGTTGVTTLGTVTGTVSTSLAGGSIAGANASLATPITTLGTIATLSSQVINPAAITVSSAPTSLTTASPLPTPTITMQSVNQPTQVTLITTPSGVEAQPVQDLPVSILASPTSEQPTVSVAEAGGDVPGTVTLVCSNPPCETHETGTTNTATTASANMGVQRVCSNPPCETHETGTTNTATTASANIGVQRVCSNPPCETHETGTTNTATVASASMGGVQRVCTNPPSETHETGTTNTATTASSNMGSDQIGTVQSQSGSKSPPSSSSSPPPPSSIPEPSAAPGVLRPENLRTGTTYTSTTAHANMGSDQTGTVQSSQSTPENRRSLSSASCPVSQMCSGKEVPVCSSPSCETHETGTTNTATQVASSMGTGQTGAVQRVCSNPPCETHETGTTNTATQAASSMGTGQTGAVQRVCSNPPCETHETGTTNTATQAASSMGTGQTGAVQRVCSNPPCETHETGTTNTATQAASSMGTGQTGAVQRVCSNPPCETHETGTTNTATQAASSMGTGQTGAVQRVCSNPPCETHETGTTNTATQAASSMGTGQTGAVQRVCSNPPCETHETGTTNTPSTASSNMGASQTGTVQRICSNPPCETHETGTTNTATTATCSMETDEGSVQQSNMPQGDNSADSSSSPALLPEAANPTASQSRAITTVTQATPAPGPSVPAISSIVDASALPCEEAPTELAQEHLPQQQDETLAAEQLQAMPVETAAPEEEGEPMQTECQGELGADSVVGVVSMEEEEATSVAVAVAEAEAAAVLQAEVDQLPMAMETQHSQEEQAEQLEQGVDEAGASHDPEALALPQELMAEGQPTTLMVTGLTPEELAVTAAAEAAAQAAATEEAQALAIQAVLQAAQQAVMSEADAGADGQQTTTIPIVLTQQELAALVQQQQQLQEAQAQAQAAAAAAAAAAAAAAAAAQQQANVQAAALPTEGLAPADSLNDPTSESNGHNEMAAAVSSAVASLLPCTSAESLAPSSTFAPSQPMVVASPVKVQAASSLGEVANGIESAAGKPSPSPAVVKAPVKKENQWYDVGIVKVTNMLVTHYFVPPDDALATDDDSGAIPDYSQMKKVELQPGTAYKFRVAGINTCGRGAFSEISAFKTCLPGFPGAPCAIKISKSPDGAHLTWEPPSVTSGKIVEYSVYLAIQSTQSAEAKASSPAQLAFMRVYCGPSPSCLVQTSSLSNAHIDYTTKPAIIFRIAARNEKGYGPATQVRWLQESSKDGASAKPATKRAVPSSDMKGVGPKKARSDQ is encoded by the exons ATGTCTTCACCTGGTTCCACGGGATCCGGGACCACGGGCACGGTTCTGCAGCCTCGATGGAAGCGGGTGCTGGGCTGGTCCGGCCCCGTTCCTCGACCGCGACACGGCCACCGAGCTGTCGCTATCAAGGAGCTAATGGTAGTTTTCGGGGGAGGAAATGAAGGAATCGTGGATGAGTTGCACGTATACAACACAG CCACTAACCAGTGGTTTATACCAGCCGTTCGTGGTGACATTCCACCTGGCTGTGCTGCCTATGGTTTTGTGTGCGATGGCACACGCCTGCTGGTCTTTGGCGGCATGGTGGAATATGGCAAGTACAGCAATGACCTGTATGAGCTGCAG GCCAGCCGATGGGAGTGGAAGAAGCTGAAGCCGAAAGCTCCAAAGAATGGCCCCCCTCCTTGCCCTCGCCTGGGCCACAGCTTCTCCTTGGTTGGAAGCAAGTGCTATCTGTTTGGGGGACTGGCTAATGACAGCGAAGATCCCAAGAACAACATTCCCAG GTACCTGAATGACTTGTACATCCTGGAGCTGCGTCCTGGCTCCGGAGTTGTTGGGTGGGACATCCCCATCACATATGGTGTGCTGCCGCCCCCTCGCGAGAGCCACACGGCTGTGGTCTACACTGATAGAGCCAACAAGAAGTCTTGCCTGGTTATCTATGGAGGCATGAGCGGGTGCCGCTTGGGAGACCTGTGGACCCTTGACATCG ACTCCCTGACCTGGAACAAGCCTACCGTGAATGGCACAGCTCCGCTGCCACGCAGCCTCCATTCAGCCACTACCATCACTAACAA GATGTATGTGTTTGGAGGGTGGGTGCCCCTGGTCATGGATGACGTGAAAGTGGCAACACATGAGAAGGAGTGGAAGTGCACAAACACTCTGGCCTGCCTCAATTTGG ACTCCATGACATGGGAATCAGTGTTGATGGACACTCTAGAGGACAACATTCCAAGAGCCCGAGCAGGACACTGTGCTGTTGCCATCAACTCGCGCCTCTATGTCTGGAGTGGTCGTGATGGCTACCGCAAAGCCTGGAACAACCAAGTCTGTTGCAAAGACCTTTGGTACTTGGAGACAG AGAGACCACCAGCCCCAGCAAGAGTCCAGCTGGTTCGTGCCAACACAAACTCCCTGGAAGTGAATTGGGGCACAGTGACCACAGCTGACACATACCTGTTGCAGCTGCAGAAGTATGACATCCCTGCTGCCACAGCTGCAACTTCACCAGCTGTCAACCCCACACCCTCACTGCCCAGCAACTCTCCGAAGAGccctgctcctgcagcagcGGCCCCTTCCTCACAGAGCCTGCCCCTCACTGGCATCACACTTGTGCCCCAGGTGGCCTCACCCACCGCCTCTCTGCCTGGTAGCCCACTGGCTGCCGCTGCGGCCCGTGGACCAG CCATCCTGAAGGTAGCAGCACCCCATTCCAGCACTGGGACCTCTATTGTCACTGTGCGGCATGCCAGTCAAGCTGGAAAATCTCCCGTCACTGTGACCTCACTTCCGGCTGGTGTCCGAATGGTTGTTCCTGCACAGAGCACTCAAGGAACG CCAATTGGAAGCAGTCCCCAAATGAGTGGAATGGCagctcttgctgctgctgctgcagccacaCAGAAGATTCCCCCATCATCGGCCCCCACTGTACTCAATGTGCCTGCTGGTGCCACCATTGTCAAAACGGTGCCAGTTACTGCTGGTACCACTACCCTGCCGGGCACTGTCAAAGTGGCATCGCCTGTTATG gttaGTAACCCTGCCACCCGCATGCTTAAGACGGCAGCAGCCCAAGTGGGAACATCAACAGTTTCCACGCCCAATACACCCTCGCGGCCCATCATTACCGTGCACAAGTCTGGCACTGTCACTGTTGCTCAGCAAGCCCAAGTAGTCACGACTGTGGTGGGTGGTGTCACCAAGACCATCACTCTCGTCAAGAGTCCCATCACGATGGGAAGTAGCGGTACACTG ATCTCCAATCTGGGGAAGGTGGTGTCTGTTGTGCAGACCAAGCCAGTGCAGACCTCTGCTGTGACAGGTCAAGCTTCCACCAGCCCGGTCACTCAGATCATACAG ACAAAGGGTCCTCTCCCTGCTGGCACCATCCTCAAGCTGGTAACTTCAGCAGATGGAAAGCCCACCACCATCATTACTACCACCCAGGCAGGGGGCACTGGCAACAAGCCCACCATCCTGGGGATCAGCAGTGTGTCACCTACAACCACCACCAAGCCAGGCACCACCACCATTATCAAGACCATCCCCATGTCAGCTATCATAACCCAGCCTGGAGCCACAG GAGTGACTAGCACCCCAGGGATCAAGTCGCCCATCACAATTATCACTACTAAGATGATGACGGCTGGCACAGGAACACCTGGAAAAATCATCACGGCTGTGCCCAAGTTGGGTACAGGACCTGGCCAACAGGGGGTGACACAG GTAGTTCTGAAGGGGGCACCAGGTCAGCCAGGCACTATTCTCCGCACAGTGCCTATGGGTGGGGTCCGTCTGGTTACCCCTGTCACTGTGTCTGCTGTCAAGCCAACCGTGACCACACTTGTCGTCAAGGGAACAACTG GTGTTACCACTCTTGGGACTGTGACAGGAACAGTTTCCACCAGTCTTGCAGGAGGCAGCATTGCCGGTGCTAATGCCTCCCTAGCAACTCCCATCACCACCCTGGGCACCATTGCAACCCTGTCCAGTCAAGTGATCAATCCTGCTGCCATCACTGTCTCCAGTGCCCCAACCAGCTTGACTACAGCGTCACCTTTGCCCACTCCGACCATCACCATGCAG TCTGTGAACCAGCCGACCCAGGTGACCCTGATAACCACCCCCAGTGGTGTAGAAGCTCAGCCGGTGCAGGACTTGCCAGTGTCCATCCTTGCCTCACCCACCTCCGAGCAACCTACTGTTAGTGTGGCTGAGGCAGGGGGTGATGTGCCCGGGACTGTAACATTGGTTTGTTCAAACCCGCCGTGTGAGACCCACGAGACCGGGACCACCAACACAGCAACCACAGCCTCAGCAAACATGGGAGTCCAACGCGTGTGCTCAAACCCTCCGTGTGAGACCCATGAAACCGGGACCACCAACACAGCCACCACCGCTTCTGCCAATATAGGAGTGCAGCGCGTGTGCTCAAACCCTCCTTGCGAGACCCATGAGACCGGGACCACCAACACAGCCACTGTGGCCTCTGCAAGCATGGGCGGAGTACAGCGAGTGTGCACCAACCCACCATCGGAGACTCATGAAACTGGCACCACCAACACCGCCACCACCGCCAGCTCCAACATGGGCTCTGACCAGATAGGCACCGTCCAGAGCCAGTCTGGTTCAAAGTCTCCGCCCTCTAGCTCCTCTTCTCCGCCACCTCCCTCCTCCATTCCAGAGCCCAGCGCTGCCCCTGGCGTCCTGCGGCCAGAGAACCTGCGCACCGGCACCACATACACCTCCACCACAGCGCATGCCAACATGGGCTCTGACCAGACGGGCACTGTGCAGAGCTCACAGTCCACCCCAGAGAACCGTAGATCCCTCAGCAGTGCCTCTTGTCCTGTCTCCCAGATGTGCTCAGGGAAAGAAGTTCCAGTCTGCTCCAGTCCATCCTGTGAGACCCACGAGACAGGCACCACCAACACAGCTACCCAGGTAGCTTCCAGCATGGGCACTGGGCAGACTGGGGCGgtgcagagagtgtgttccaatcCACCCTGTGAGACCCATGAGACAGGCACCACCAACACAGCTACCCAGGCAGCTTCCAGCATGGGCACTGGGCAGACTGGGGCGgtgcagagagtgtgttccaatcCACCCTGTGAGACTCATGAGACAGGCACCACCAACACAGCTACCCAGGCAGCTTCCAGCATGGGCACTGGGCAGACTGGGGCGgtgcagagagtgtgttccaatcCACCCTGTGAGACCCATGAGACAGGCACCACCAACACAGCTACTCAGGCAGCTTCCAGCATGGGCACTGGGCAGACTGGGGCGgtgcagagagtgtgttccaatcCACCCTGTGAGACTCATGAGACAGGCACCACCAACACAGCTACTCAGGCAGCTTCCAGCATGGGCACTGGGCAGACTGGGGCGgtgcagagagtgtgttccaatcCACCCTGTGAGACTCATGAGACAGGCACCACCAACACAGCTACTCAGGCAGCTTCCAGCATGGGCACTGGGCAGACTGGGGCGgtacagagagtgtgttccaaccCACCCTGTGAGACTCATGAGACGGGCACCACCAACACACCATCAACAGCCTCCTCTAACATGGGTGCCAGCCAGACGGGCACTGTGCAGAggatctgctccaatccgcccTGTGAGACCCACGAGACCGGGACCACCAACACAGCTACCACAGCCACGTGCAGCATGGAGACTGATGAAGGTTCAG TTCAGCAGAGCAATATGCCACAGGGAGACAACAGCGCAGACTCTTCTTCCTCTCCTGCTCTCTTGCCTGAAGCAGCTAATCCCACTGCGTCGCAGAGCCGAGCCATTACCACTGTGACTCAGGCAACACCAGCGCCAGGACCTTCAGTGCCT GCAATCTCTTCAATCGTGGATGCCTCAGCTCTACCGTGTGAAGAGGCTCCGACTGAGCTGGCCCAGGAGCACCTGccacagcagcaggatgaaACCTTGGCTGCTGAGCAGCTCCAGGCGATGCCTGTGGAAACTGCTGCTCCGGAGGAAGAGGGTGAGCCGATGCAGACAGAGTGCCAGGGGGAGCTGGGAGCGGATTCTGTCGTAGGGGTGGTGtccatggaggaggaggaagccaCCAGTGTCGCGGTGGCTGTAGCAGAAGCGGAAGCAGCAGCTGTgttacaggcagaggtggatcAGTTACCAATGGCCATGGAGACACAGCACAGTCAAGAAGAACAAGCAGAG CAGTtggagcaaggagttgatgaggCAGGAGCATCCCATGACCCAGAAGCCCTAGCGCTGCCCCAGGAGCTCATGGCAGAGGGGCAGCCCACCACCCTAATGGTAACAGGCCTTACTCCGGAGGAGTTAGCAGTTACTGCAGCTGCAGAGGCAGCTGCTCAAGCAGCAGCCACAGAGGAAGCCCAGGCCCTGGCCATCCAGGCCGTCCTGCAGGCTGCACAGCAGGCTGTCATGA GTGAGGCTGATGCAGGTGCTGATGGTCAGCAGACCACCACAATTCCCATAGTGCTCACACAGCAGGAGCTGGCTGCTttggtccagcagcagcagcagttgcaGGAAGCCCAAGCACAAGCCCAAGcagccgccgctgccgccgccgctgctgctgccgcaGCCGCAGCTGCTGCCCAACAGCAGGCTAACGTCCAGGCCGCTGCCCTGCCCACAGAGGGTTTGGCCCCTGCTGACAGCCTCAACGATCCCACATCTGAGAGTAATGGGCACAATGAGATGGCTGCTGCAGTTTCCAGTGCCGTGGCCAGCCTGCTGCCCTGCACCTCTGCTGAGA GTCTGGCCCCATCAAGTACCTTTGCACCCTCGCAGCCCATGGTTGTTGCCAGCCCTGTTAAAGTGCAGGCAGCATCTTCTCTGGGCGAGGTGGCTAATGGCATTGAATCTGCAGCAGGG AAGCCGAGTCCCTCACCTGCTGTTGTCAAGGCCcctgtgaaaaaggaaaaccaGTGGTATGATGTTGGTATTGTGAAGGTCACAAACATGTTAGTAACCCACTACTTTGTGCCACCGGATGATGCACTTGCTACTGAT GATGACTCGGGGGCCATCCCAGACTACAGCCAGATGAAGAAGGTGGAGCTACAGCCAGGCACCGCCTACAAGTTCCGCGTAGCAGGGATCAACACGTGTGGTCGTGGGGCCTTCTCTGAAATCTCTGCCTTTAAGACCTGCCTACCTGGCTTCCCAGGGGCCCCCTGTGCCATCAAGATCAGCAAG AGCCCAGATGGTGCCCACCTGACGTGGGAGCCCCCCTCGGTGACCTCGGGGAAGATCGTTGAGTACTCGGTATACCTGGCGATCCAGAGCACCCAATCTGCAGAGGCCAAAGCTTCGTCGCCTGCCCAGCTGGCCTTCATGCGAGTCTACTGTGGGCCCAGCCCCTCATGTCTGGTGCAGACTTCCAGTCTGTCCAATGCCCACATTGACTACACCACCAAGCCAGCCATCATCTTCCGCATTGCTGCACGCAATGAGAAGGGCTATGGCCCAGCCACACAGGTCCGGTGGCTGCAAG AATCCAGCAAAGATGGTGCTTCTGCTAAACCTGCAACAAAAAGGGCTGTGCCCTCATCTGACAT GAAGGGTGTTGGCCCAAAGAAGGCCAGGTCAGACCAGTGA